From the Glycine max cultivar Williams 82 chromosome 11, Glycine_max_v4.0, whole genome shotgun sequence genome, the window GAATCAAAATTGTGAGAGAACGGCTAACATCAAGTaccgatttttgcatgaatctctgaatgctgaatgaatgcatgatttggaaataatgaaggccatgattgattgatttagccacttagccaaacaGCCTTACCTTGTTCATGAATGATTAAACCCTTGCACCCATTTTGAGCCTGAATATGATTGAATGAATTCTTGAACCCTAAGCCTGATTGAAATTATAATCTTCGTTGACCTTTCCTTAGGTTATAGGAGACCATTATGGTTTaagacaaatttgtcccaaaattGGGGGAGTGTGTTTGGGTGATTTTGATTGCAGGAAGGAAAGCAACAAccataaaaagttatatatagtaGCAGCAATCATaagctactaaaaaaaaagagaagatggAAATTTCAAGAATAAGTGAAGCTTTGTGTGTTGTTGCTTGAGCTGAATGTCTATTATGCTTGTGGCATATCAATAAAAGCTGGGGATTAAAGAAGAAGgtgatctaaggatgaatgctctcctagaacctaagatttgcatcctagaaaaaccatgaattgtttgtagcctagcctcattacaagccaagaaagtccttcagattcaTTTTGTGTATTTGTGATTGTATGAAATGAGATGAAGTGAAAAAGTTGagacttgtgttagttgttgaTTGAAGAATtaccttaaacacttgtgcttatgAGAGAAATAGTTGTCGTGAGGATTAAGCTTGGTTAACCTTCCTTGATACCTGTCATGCTTGCTAGTTTATTTCATTTGTGCTGCTTAATAGAcatgttcatatctttgaaaTAATGCATATCTTTGTGAAAGTTTGTTGGTTGAAGCATTGCTAGGTTTCTCTATTCATATGATTGAAACATTTGAAACAAGCACGATTTTGGCTAACCACTGTTGATTCCtttcacttgaggacaagtaaactattatttctttgtttaaggacaagcaaaactataaatttgggggagtttgttagtttcTATTCATAAGTTAACTTGATATTGAAAATTTGCAAGGAAATAGCAATGTGCCTCCAATTTGTGGTTCCTTGTGTAGgaattatacatattttctttATGGTGTGATTTTAGAGGGTAGAAACTCCAATTTTGTGACCTTATGTTGAATCCAACTCAATTTCAggccaaagaagagaaggttaaAGCTGttgatgcctcgcttagcgaggcagATCCACTCAGCGAGATGCATCTGCTTAGTGAAGCATCCAGCTTGCTTAGCGGATGGGAGACCCTAAAAGAGGACAAGCCAGAGATCTGCACGCCCAGCGTGCAGCCAGCCCACCCAGCGAGGATGTTGTCTTTTCTCACGCTTAACGCGCCCATGCTCGCTAAGTGAAAATTCACTAACTTGCACTCAGTGAGACATGCTCGCTGAGCGAGTCTTCGGAAGTTGAAGAGTCCAAGatcctttaaaacactgaagttggcaGAGTTTCAGAGAGAACCAGTAGATAGTAGGTAGAGAATGAGTTTTGAGCAGCAAAGAGAGCTtagcttaggaaaaaaaaagagatttagGGTTTAGAGGTTGGAGAAGACAttctcatcatcttcttccaatttctttcaccaaaaatagtttctttcttgtatttttgaagctttgcttgtaatggaaggctaagcctcTTTGTTTGGGAGTTACTACTGAACCTTTTGATGCAATACTTGTACtgtctatttaatgttatttctctGTGTTCATTGCATctatggcttgatcacccatttgtatgcgTAGTTAAACTTTTTagtattggaaaatgctttaaaaccttagaacttgatagagcaagctagaaatctgtatgtctaggaatggagtgcagtgATCTAGTCCATTTTACACTATAGGCTTgtgcaactcttttagaacaagtttgttgaggaatcaaggACAAAGTCTAAAGAGAGTTAAGCTcattcatgtgaggaatcatggttTGAGTAGTTTCTTAGTGTAAGAACACTAGGGTAACGTTACATAGAGAAAACACATTTTATACAGTAAGAGAAATTCAGTAGGACACTCCCCAACGCTTCTAACTTGATAGTTGTCACTTTTTATAGCTTTAAATATTCTGTTTATGTTCGAATAAATTTTATAGTACAAAACCCAACATTTGCTTTATTTCAACCCTTATAAGTGTTTACATACTGAATATACGTGGTCTAGGCGAAAAAAATTCCCTGAGGATACGATACTcgatcttaccattttatatactacttgtgtgaatCAGTACACTTGCCGACAGCTACCAACAGAGCACTACCCCTAAGAATCCCATTAAGCTTCAATATCGACTGGAGTGACCAAAAGATCCAAAGTTAGCCAGCTAGGAATATCATGATCTGTTACAGGAGGATTCTAACGAGCTCCTACATCATCCACAATGGCAAAAATCGATTCAAGAATTGATCTTGCAGATTTATTGGTGGTGGATTTGATACGTAATGCCTCGCTAAGAATCGAATCAAGGGCATGGTGTTCAACTGTCGTGACCGATATGGGTACTTCAACGACAAACATAGGAAAATAACGAAGATCAAAAGTTGTAAGAACCAAAGAGGGTCAGAAACACTACTTAGGCTTTGTttggttttcattttctctAAAAGCAAAAAGATGGATTTataaagaaaagacaaaaataggGAGCTTGTGGCCATAGGATTATCTTATTGAAGCAAAGTGATGTGAGAGGCATATTCAGATATAATGGCTTTAGGGTAGGAACAAATGAAGTACTCACAGTACCAATAGAGCAAAAAtgcattgtgtttttttttttttttttttatctaaaatcatTGCATTTGATTTCTTCAGCAATGATTAAATGGGAATAGTTGTTTGAAGCCCTAGAAAAAGCGATATCCAGATTTTCACCTACAGTGGCATGACTTGAAGGGAGCTCAAGTCCAGCTATCGACAAGCCCAAGATTAGAGCTACATCGTGAAGGGTAATAGTCATTGCACCAAAAGGGAAGATAAATGCATTTATGATTGTGGACCAAAAGCTGAGGAAGCTGAAAATCAGAGGATAGTTGGGTGTGACATCCTGTTTGGAAAGATTGATGGCATACAAAATACCCCAATGTTTCCATTGAGTTTCCTTAGCTTTGGTCATTTGGCTAAGCCAACTGAAATAAGGGTTAGAATTGTGTGGCTAGGTACAAGATTGGAGGGGATATCTTGGATTCTAAACCAAGAGGTAATTAGCAATGCTTGACCGTCTTGATGATGAAGGTAGTGTTTGAGGAGCGTAACACCATCCTCAATGTCAAAGGCATTAGGAAAAAGGTAGTAATGGCCTTCATGAGCACCGAGTGCTATGTCTTTACCAAAAGAGAAGATGCAAAGTTGCGATGGCGGTTGCGACTCATCGTCATCATCATGGTCATAGTTGTGGTGAGATTGAGAGCTACCGTTGGAAGACATGGTGGATTGAAGTGCAAGAAAAACAAGAAGCAGAAGGGATAAGCAAAGAAGGAAGAAGGGTAAAGGTAATGTAGATGGTTTCACGGAACAATATAGTCTGCTATTTAAAGAAAGGTGAAAGAAGTGTTTTGTAATAGCTAGAATTTGAAAAATAGTTCagattaaatcaagaaaaatagaaagagaTTAACATATATCTTAAGTGCTTCATTTAAACCAAACAACATTAAGATATAAGGGGTCATTTGTTATCTctcaaattattttgattagccgatatgataaaactaaaagataagGTTGTTGTTGAATTATAGGAATGAAGATAAAGGCAAATAAATTCaaagttattttgaattatttgaatttattatcgTTAAATGGTTATGATTTGGCAGTCAAAGTCAAACCAAAGTGAACAAGATCTTCCCTTATCATGGGGCCAAAAAACTTGGGACGATCAAAGGGTTAAGGAAAGAGTCGCAATGGAAGATTAGCTTAATTGGGTATGCCTTGAAGATAAGAGCAAAAATTAGAGCCAAAAAAGTGTGTATGAAGATAAGATTAGCCAAAGCCTTTGTAAATAAGCCGAAATTGATAATATGGCAGCCAAGTAGTGGCCTAACGTGAGCAAGCACGATCTTAGacggttataattttttatcttttgtataaatatgTGTTTGAAAAACGTTGGAGAATGGTTGAACCAATCAATCAATACAATTATCTTTTCCTAGctatttttcttccaatttaCTTGCTTTCTATCTTGTtattttgaaattcatttatCTTTTAGTCCCATATCTTTCTAAATTATGTTACAATTCACTTCCAACCAAGTGTTTTTTGGAGTAACTTGGGAACCCattgaaattgagaggaaaaatttCCCTTTCAGCTCACAAATCGCTTGATCACggattcaaattttgaaatcgGGTTGGAGCAAACATTAGTCGAAACACATTCGGCTAACCTTGTGATTTCACGCGACAACAATGTCTTatgaatgaaatttcaaaagagattaatcatgaacaaagttaacaaatattttacaccaatatcataatgaaaaaagaaactaattttTCCAAATACCTTTAATTCCATAAAGcttaacatcttttaattaaaaGCTAACTTTTCAACAATATTTTTCCAACTATTGATGAAGCATATTTTGGTTTATAAAAGTAGCATATGACCATGTTATAAACTCTTTTTGAATTATTTCGGTAAATgtatcaaaataatcatttttaagagaccaaattaaatttattattagcaataaaaaaatattaagtaaacaCTTAATTAagctatttcatttttaatgtcCAAACATCTAATTAATAGGAGTTCCATCTCCTTCTATTCTCATGCTTAATGAACAACTTGATTGAGCTCGATCACTAGTTTgactttaattaataaacaaccCTCATTATATCGATTTGACTTCTCTGTTGTCTCTGTGTTGCCCCATTAAAACTATAcagttttcatgatttttaaaattaaatgtcactattaaatattaacatagTTGTTGTGCATTGTTATTTTAATGGAACAATACAAAGACAATATGTAAAAAAACAGCAAAGAAGCCAAATTCCTCATTGTATAATACATAACCATTTTATGAGTATCATGTTACCTATGCAAGTTATTAATatggttttaattttgatcattttatttaattttttataatgttaacTCGTAATTAACTCACATTGTATGTCATGTTACATATATGAACGTATCTATAAGTTTCTTATAAAAGATTCAACAATACTGACCAAAGAAAGTCTCaacatgattttctcatcaccGCCCGCTTATTGTTAAATATTGTGACAATTCTTCATTTTACGCTGCCTAAAAGGTGTCTCTGCTCTCCATAATCTAGGCATCAATGGTCACTAGAGTAGCCCAATAATGTGACCACCACTATACTTGATTAAGAGCATTCTCACATGATAATCACTCAGCTAACAATAATTTGTGCcctgatttatttattaatggTCGGTCTCCTTCTAGAAAACGTTGTCATCGATTAGGTTTCTCACCATAATTAATTAGGAAGACTATTACTTTTGTTTACATTTCACACTATTATAACCTAATTTTTCACTATTTATCACTCTAACAATAACAGTGAGAATGCACTCTTACTATAGAGACAAGAGCCCTTGCACTAGATATCAAGCTCGGGCACCAATCAAGTATTATAGAAGAATAAGgactaaattatacaaaaaacgAAATGGTAGGACAGgctaaagaaaggaaaagaaaatgaagaaataaagcaaaataaaacTAGAGTAAGAAAGGAAAAAATCTTAGCAATAAAACGCCAACATGTGGAATCCATAACCATGAAATTGAATATCCTAATTGGAACTCCTCACTAATTGACTCGACAGAAATAGTAATCCAACTTATTaaggagaagaaaacaaaaagagagacaaacactTATCAATTATCATCATTATGTTTTCCCCTCATTGAAACATAGATGCTGCTACCTAGAGGCTATTTCCCACAAGTGAACATTTCCCACATAGATCAAGAAGGGAGAGGTTTTCTTTCCAATTCCAGGACCACATGCAACCCATTGGTGACCAAAATAAATTCAACAAGAGATTACGAATGCATGCTGTATAGCTTTTCCAATCCAATAAAGTGACAAGTTTTTATCACTCTAAGAAGCTGTAAAATCTCTCATTGGACCAAAAACTCAAGTTGCTATGAAAAAGGATAAAAGGCACACAAGAGTACAAGTACTAGAGTAATTCAATGCCACCCAAATACAATAACAAAAGAAAgcactaataaaaaaacttgttcAATAGCTGTGTACTAAAGATTCTAATAAAAAACATAGGCAGCAACAGCAGTGGTGGTTGTGCAGCATTGCATCAGAATGTAAGTAGCAGTCTTTCATTGTTTCCATTTGTTCTTGCAATAGCTTGACCTACAAAGGAGGGCCCCAAGAAGACCCTACATGGCCAATCAATAGCACAAATGGAACGAAACTTCACGTGTCACATGGACCAACATAGACCCCACCAATGTCATATCTCTCTCTTGAATGTATTCATACAACCCTGCAAGTCCTTCTCATTCAATTTAATGGCAGGAATACTCGATGTTTACACTCCGACAGTAATGGATTCACCACCACCACGACATAGTGAGGTAGACAGGAGCATTGGCATATCATAACTGCCCCAAGAGGCagagaaaaatatatgaatatgcAGTGACAAAAGgacttgttttttttcttttttctattttttctaaattCGGAAAAAATAGAGCATGCTTAAATTGGTTAATgatcaaaaaaatagaaacatgtcTGTCCTTGATGGAAAGATGGGGGGGTTGTGGTAGGAACTGTTTGGAAAAGTGGCAAGATTTGTGAGATCTCTCTTTGGTGTCACTTTTTCCTCTTCAACTTGGCATAAGTATGATGGCTTCGGTTTCTCTTTTAAACAAACTCGCCCCAAAAGTGAGAAGAACCAAAAGGAATCCTTCCAAGAAATAACCATTCTTCATACGGATTCTCATAACTGAAAGGTTGACTCAACCACCTACAAACAAACTTCTATAAATTCTGCCCCTaccatctccttcttcacttcaTCCCTTACCCTTTTGTTTGTACtcacaaaccaaaccaaaccaaacaaacAAGCAAAGCCTACAATATGATGATTAAACTTCTCCACCACCCTTTAACCACCAACAAGTCTTCCTACAGAAAAATGAGATATCCGTCATTCAGCCTCCTTAGAGAACACAACATTCTGTTCATAAGGGGCTTCATGATCTTGTTCCTCAGCTGCATAACCATTCAGCTTAATTTCTGTATTTCCAGCACCCCTTCTTCTCTCAAAGCACTTCCCTTGGAGGGACACTTCAGTTTTGAAGAAGCTGACCTTAAACATGCAGCCAGTGACTTTGGCAACAGGTACCAATCTCACCCCATGGCAGTGCTGCATCCAAAATCAGTTTCTGACATTGCAAACACCATAAAGCATATCTGGAACTTGGGGCCAAGTTCTCAGCTCAGTGTTGCAGCTAGAGGCCATGGCCACTCACTCCAGGGGCAAGCACAGGCCCATGGAGGAGTTGTTATCAACATGGAATCACTCAGTGTCCCAGAAATGCAGGTGCATACAGGAGAATCATCTCCTTATGTTGATGTCTCAGGAGGGGAATTGTGGATAAACATCTTGCATGAGACACTAAGGTATGGATTTACACCAAGATCATGGACAGATTACTTACATCTCACAGTTGGTGGCACTTTGTCCAATGCTGGTGTAAGTGGCCAAGCATTTAGGCATGGTCCCCAGATAAGTAATGTTCAGAAGCTGGAGATTGTTACAGGTTGGTAACTTAGTGAAAAATCTTATGATATGGCAGATAAGAGCAACAAGGTCAAGGGTCTAAAGGGGAAAAACATACATATAAAACATGTTCTACATACAACAGCTACTATTTTGTCTCTTGTGAACTAATAATAATTCACTTGAAACTGACTTAATAACTTCCCATATATAATTAATTCCTTAGTAAACATTGTTTTGCTATGCTTTCTCTTGGATGAATGAAAATGATGGTCTATATAATAATGACTGCAGGAACTGGAGAAGTGGTAAACTGTTCTGAGGAGCAGAATGGTGAACTCTTTCACAGTGTACTTGGAGGGCTAGGTCAGTTTGGCATTATAACAAGAGCAAGAATATTCCTGGAACCAGCACCTGCCATGGTAATAATGCATCAAGGACAATAATAATATACCAGAAACAAGGTCctatcaattttaattagtgGTATGCAATTAAGTACCGGTTGTGATCATGGAGTATTTCTGTTTTTGAACAGGTAAAATGGATCAGGGTGTTGTATGCAGATTTCACAGCATTCATTAGAGACCAAGAGAAATTAATATTTGCAGAAAAGGCCTTTGATTATGTTGAAGGATTTGTGATAATAAACAGAACTGGTCTGCTAAATAACTGGAGCTCATCCTTCAACCCACAAGACCCAGTTCAAGCTAGTGAGTTCAAGTCAGATGGAAGAACTCTCTTCTGCCTAGAATTGGCCAAATACTACAATCTTGAAGAAACCCTTCTAGTGAATCAGGTGAGGGACTAACTCCTTACACCTAAACCtaaagtttgatttgatttaattatttttgcaaaatacaaaatcaaataaataattatgattaaatatgtttaaggtATCTTAtaaatgattcaatttttttaatccttaataattttttttgttattttaagttttgatatattgaattttttattttgagtctCTATTACTAATTAAGTGAGATATATCATCTTATAAATTGATCTTCTTAATATTATCGACACTTGATGGtagaaatcaaacaaaaattttaatatattgaaaactcaaaacaacaaaaaaattattaagaaattagAATATAATTCGTTCATTTACCatttacattaaatatatattaagttaaataattactttattattacacaaaatcaaattaaaactaatttaactatctctctctcactcactttgttatgttatatttattttttctttgcagGAAGTTGAGAAACATTTGTCCCGCTTGAACTATATCCCATCAACACTTTTTCTAACGGAAGTCACATATGTAGACTTTCTAGACAGGGTGCATACCTCAGAGGTCAAGTTGCGTTCAAAAGGCTTGTGGGATGTTCCACACCCATGGCTCAATCTTTTTATACCCAAAACCAAAATACACCATTTCGCAGAGGTTGTCTTCGGGAACATCGTTAAAGAAACAAGCAACGGCCCTGTCCTTATCTACCCAGTAAATAAATCAAAGTAatgcttgttttcttctttctttcttttttttccaccACCAAtctttaacataaattaaaattgagtttATTAGGCATGAAATCATTGATGAGTCTAATTATATTCTAAtcagaaattattattattatttttaagatagttACAATGAAGGGTCAAATATATAGTCctctaattaatttataaaaaactaataatttttgttcCTCTTCACAGTAAAAATTATCTATGATTAATAgacaaaaatcattatttttttaaattcagaaactaaatttattaaagttaaaatataaatcaatttttaccGAAAGtataattaactaaaaacatattttacacatGATAAATCTTTCACATAAGAAAATTTGTTactaaatgataatataatgcCAGTACATGTcctatttattaatgttttaattttattttattttttgtgcagATGGGACAACAGAACTTCTGTTGTTATTCCAGAGGAAGATATTTTCTACTTAGTGGCATTTCTTGCCTCTGCAGTCCCCTCTTCCAATGGTCCTGATGGCCTTGAGCACATTTTGAGTCGGAACAAAAAAATTTTAGAGTATTGTGAAAGAGCCAATCTTGGGGTAAAGCAATATTTGCCCCACTACTCTACACAGGAAGAATGGACGGCGCACTTTGGTTCCCAATGGGAgattttcaagaaaagaaaatcacttTATGACCCTTTGGCTATACTTGCCCCTGGCCAAGGAATATTTCAAAAATCAATAACCTTCTCATGACGGTAGCCACGTTTTagtaatgagaagaaaaaaaaggcccTTATGGCATACATATGTGAATATATTCCTGCATATGCATACTGTGTGTGTTGCACCAAGACAGCACAAGAGTTACTGGGTCAATACAAGAGAACAAAGGTTTCAAACGTGAATTATTATTATAGGGTTTCAAAAAATATACCAATATTATCAGTGCTAGAAACGAATGTATATATCAATTTTGCAAACAGCtccttattttgttttgtaatgTAGCCAATTTCAAGAACAAAAGTTATGTGCCCCTGCTACATAAATATTAAGACAACTAAAGCAAAAATCAATTCATCCATGTCATGGCTCTAAAATGCAGGACAGTCACCTGAAGCAGGGTCCATGGCATCACCctgcaataatttttttggcttATCGCACTATGGTTTTACACTATTCATACACTgctcattaaaaaattaaataaataaaaaaaacgctATTCATACACCCAACCATTTGTTGCATAGGAAAGAGTAGAATTTTGgagattttctttttcattatttaaataagATGTTAGTGCAAATATCAACATAAGCAGAAAAACAAATTGTTTATAGGAATATAAAAGACGAATTGAACAATAGGGCCGAGTCACAGTCTCACAGACTAGGTCACTCTCTTTAAGATATTTCACAACTAGTTCTGCCTGAAGTGTGCAACAATTAACAACATCGTCGTTCCTGGAATAAAATAGCCTTCCAATATGAGTCAAAACCCTCTCTGTCCCACAAACTAACATCCACGTAAAATTCTAAATTACTCGGAAACTTAAAATGGTAAAGAGCAttacctttaattttttttctatattgtcTCGCATATTGATgcctctatattttttttctctcaatcatataccttttaaaaagtttttttttttgttttaactctCTAGTTCATTAAGAAGAGGGCCTCTGATTAATTTGAAGTTCGACCGAGAGGTAAGTGAAACCTAACCAAGAATTGTTTCCGTCAAGTATCAAACTTGGGTAGTACCCGAACTATTTAACCTTAACTTCAACACATTCAACACTTCAATCACTTGATTGCCTTTAAAAAGGTTTGAAACGGTCCCTTTAACTAAGTCGTACCTCGGAGAAAGGAGACCTAGTCAAGAAGCATTCAAGTGTAAAGTG encodes:
- the LOC100797430 gene encoding cytokinin dehydrogenase 6; this translates as MMIKLLHHPLTTNKSSYRKMRYPSFSLLREHNILFIRGFMILFLSCITIQLNFCISSTPSSLKALPLEGHFSFEEADLKHAASDFGNRYQSHPMAVLHPKSVSDIANTIKHIWNLGPSSQLSVAARGHGHSLQGQAQAHGGVVINMESLSVPEMQVHTGESSPYVDVSGGELWINILHETLRYGFTPRSWTDYLHLTVGGTLSNAGVSGQAFRHGPQISNVQKLEIVTGTGEVVNCSEEQNGELFHSVLGGLGQFGIITRARIFLEPAPAMVKWIRVLYADFTAFIRDQEKLIFAEKAFDYVEGFVIINRTGLLNNWSSSFNPQDPVQASEFKSDGRTLFCLELAKYYNLEETLLVNQEVEKHLSRLNYIPSTLFLTEVTYVDFLDRVHTSEVKLRSKGLWDVPHPWLNLFIPKTKIHHFAEVVFGNIVKETSNGPVLIYPVNKSKWDNRTSVVIPEEDIFYLVAFLASAVPSSNGPDGLEHILSRNKKILEYCERANLGVKQYLPHYSTQEEWTAHFGSQWEIFKKRKSLYDPLAILAPGQGIFQKSITFS